The Glycine soja cultivar W05 chromosome 8, ASM419377v2, whole genome shotgun sequence genome has a window encoding:
- the LOC114423473 gene encoding phosphatidate cytidylyltransferase, mitochondrial-like isoform X3 → MESKFMQLFKYGVVRMHDLLQDVQYWEKFYLCGRLQKPVHIVVDNLDVSSTNSVNLRAAVSAALLLLPSEFTEADLYAKVCSLSYTGDIRMLFAEDKSKVKKIVTGQFDLFHLMYKPFLEEYEAKKLLRLSSTAKNQIHVSQDCDLSVACSLVSALPSSIRSQISMKEEIRETGRVIPDTKVSTREAAANCLQRILRQRVMVSSARQAISGFLAVGGVNATRYLAKKVNKAWKSWS, encoded by the exons ATGGAAAG CAAATTTATGCAGCTGTTCAAGTATGGGGTTGTTCGAATGCATGACTTACTTCAAGACGTACAGTATTGGGAGAAATTCTACTTGTGTGGCCGGTTACAGAAACCA GTTCATATTGTTGTCGATAATTTAGATGTCAGCAGCACCAATTCTGTTAACTTGAGAGCTGCAGTGTCAGCTGCTCTTCTCCTGCTTCCATCAGAATTCACAGAG GCAGATCTATATGCCAAAGTATGTAGTCTTTCATACACAGGTGATATACGCATGTTATTTGCTGAGGATAAAAGCAAG GTGAAAAAGATTGTTACTGGGCAGTTTGATCTATTCCACTTAATGTATAAGCCATTTCTCGAAGAATATGAGGCTAAGAAGTTATTGAGACTTTCATCAACTGCCAAGAATCAAATACATGTCTCTCAG GATTGTGACTTATCAGTTGCTTGTTCTCTAGTTTCTGCTCTTCCTTCATCAATCAGAAGCCAGATCAGCATGAAGGAAGAAATAAGGGAAACTG GTAGAGTCATACCTGATACTAAAGTTAGCACAAGAGAAGCAGCTGCGAATTGCTTGCAGAGAATTCTGAGGCAAAGAGTAATGGTTTCAAGTGCAAGGCAGGCCATATCAGGCTTTCTGGCTGTTGGTGGGGTAAATGCTACCAGATATCTTGCTAAGAAAGTTAACAAAGCCTGGAAATCATGGAGCTGA
- the LOC114423473 gene encoding phosphatidate cytidylyltransferase, mitochondrial-like isoform X1, giving the protein MDNATFRSFLQVLPPVEFACVYGSSLHPSNHDKTIMTDYILGVSDPKQWHSENLKLNKHHYASWMVHLGGESLITGVADRIGVGVHFNPFVTWNGKLFKYGVVRMHDLLQDVQYWEKFYLCGRLQKPVHIVVDNLDVSSTNSVNLRAAVSAALLLLPSEFTEADLYAKVCSLSYTGDIRMLFAEDKSKVKKIVTGQFDLFHLMYKPFLEEYEAKKLLRLSSTAKNQIHVSQDCDLSVACSLVSALPSSIRSQISMKEEIRETGRVIPDTKVSTREAAANCLQRILRQRVMVSSARQAISGFLAVGGVNATRYLAKKVNKAWKSWS; this is encoded by the exons ATGGATAATGCCACATTTCGCAGTTTCCTTCAGGTTCTTCCCCCTGTTGAATTTGCATGCGTCTATGGATCATCTCTTCATCCATCCAACCACGACAAG ACAATCATGACAGATTATATTCTTGGCGTATCTGATCCAAAACAGTGGCATTCTGAG AATCTGAAATTGAACAAGCATCACTATGCGTCATGGATGGTGCACCTTGGTGGCGAGAGCCTG ATTACTGGAGTTGCTGATAGAATTGGTGTGGGAGTGCATTTCAACCCTTTTGTTACTTGGAATGGAAAG CTGTTCAAGTATGGGGTTGTTCGAATGCATGACTTACTTCAAGACGTACAGTATTGGGAGAAATTCTACTTGTGTGGCCGGTTACAGAAACCA GTTCATATTGTTGTCGATAATTTAGATGTCAGCAGCACCAATTCTGTTAACTTGAGAGCTGCAGTGTCAGCTGCTCTTCTCCTGCTTCCATCAGAATTCACAGAG GCAGATCTATATGCCAAAGTATGTAGTCTTTCATACACAGGTGATATACGCATGTTATTTGCTGAGGATAAAAGCAAG GTGAAAAAGATTGTTACTGGGCAGTTTGATCTATTCCACTTAATGTATAAGCCATTTCTCGAAGAATATGAGGCTAAGAAGTTATTGAGACTTTCATCAACTGCCAAGAATCAAATACATGTCTCTCAG GATTGTGACTTATCAGTTGCTTGTTCTCTAGTTTCTGCTCTTCCTTCATCAATCAGAAGCCAGATCAGCATGAAGGAAGAAATAAGGGAAACTG GTAGAGTCATACCTGATACTAAAGTTAGCACAAGAGAAGCAGCTGCGAATTGCTTGCAGAGAATTCTGAGGCAAAGAGTAATGGTTTCAAGTGCAAGGCAGGCCATATCAGGCTTTCTGGCTGTTGGTGGGGTAAATGCTACCAGATATCTTGCTAAGAAAGTTAACAAAGCCTGGAAATCATGGAGCTGA
- the LOC114420865 gene encoding homeobox-leucine zipper protein HDG12-like gives MYPSNLGGSGRGNRLNHATAISERIDNNALRRENENIQSENLLMRESLQNAFCLSCGGLPVGSVERKLQLQSLKAKNIQLAKEYERVYALLENNGVNTDLPLPSSSSYDTSGGRLLNPIVGLPSPYQHSHVLSTPGFNQDIPAPAPALDCYIPDPPSDDVALDYCIPTPASVLAVDHSIPALASDPWLGQDIPHLPTLATLDQDIPPLGQDTSTLPQDHMPKDLDQELDALRGILNNDLIFQSIINQRIDLDNAMMSQIANNAIEELIKLLDMNQPFWSIHDWKLVLKRDNYQSILGRRHCLPGPHARIESSKDSRIVDMNAEQLVQMFMNLEKWVDLFPTIVTKAQTIQVLENGLVGNRSGALLLINAEMHILSHLVPTRQFYFLRYCKQIKEGVWVIGDVSIDSLEYKTIVPRIWRRPSGCLIQEMNHGLCKVSWVEHVEVDDKMQTHQLFTDVICCNNAYGAERWLSTLKRMCERFACASAETIPSCDESGEAILSLEGKKSVMHLAHRMVKTFCRTLDVSDCENFPYLTRMMNNGEVTIIVRKNNSEQDVPQGLILSAATSFLLPHSPENVFDFLIDNKKRAKWEPFWYGKPGHEIQRISTGNNPGNFISITKALGPSDNNMIVLQESYADGLGSMMVYSAFDTETMNFAMRGEDTSQLLVLPSGFTISGDGHSNAFEGQSRQVVSKGSLVTLMLQVLASSTPSMDMIDMEFVGSVTTLVSSTVEKIKAALNCSN, from the exons ATGTATCCTTCAAACTTGGGTGGTTCAGGTCGTGGTAATCGTCTCAATCATGCTACG GCTATAAGTGAGCGAATAGATAACAATGCTCTTCGGCGTGAGAATGAAAACATACAATCAGAAAACCTATTAATGAGAGAGTCTCTGCAGAATGCATTCTGCTTATCTTGTGGGGGTCTACCCGTGGGATCAGTAGAGCGAAAACTTCAATTGCAATCATTAAAggcaaaaaatattcaattagcTAAAGAG TATGAGAGAGTGTATGCACTTTTGGAAAACAATGGGGTAAATACGGATCTACcacttccttcttcttcttcatatgATACCTCAGGAGGAAGATTGCTAAACCCAATAGTTGGACTTCCTTCTCCTTATCAACATAGTCATGTTCTTAGTACTCCTGGTTTCAATCAAGATATTCCTGCTCCAGCTCCTGCTCTTGATTGCTATATTCCTGATCCTCCTAGTGATGATGTTGCACTTGATTATTGTATTCCTACTCCTGCTAGTGTTCTTGCGGTTGATCACTCTATTCCAGCTCTTGCTAGTGATCCTTGGCTTGGTCAAGATATTCCTCATCTTCCCACTCTTGCCACATTGGATCAAGATATTCCACCTCTTGGTCAAGATACTTCTACCCTTCCTCAGGATCATATGCCCAAGGATCTTGATCAAGAATTGGATGCATTGCGCGGAATTTTGAACAATGATTTGATATTCCAATCTATCATTAACCAAAGGATAGACCTGGACAATGCAATGATGTCACAAATTGCAAATAATGCAATCGAAGAGTTAATTAAGCTTTTGGATATGAACCAACCCTTCTGGTCTATACATGACTGGAAGTTAGTTCTTAAACGTGATAATTACCAAAGCATACTTGGTAGGAGACATTGCTTACCTGGACCTCATGCACGGATAGAATCCTCAAAAGATTCACGAATAGTGGACATGAATGCGGAACAACTTGTTCAAATGTTTATGAATTTG GAAAAATGGGTTGATCTGTTCCCAACAATTGTTACAAAAGCCCAAACAATTCAAGTACTCGAAAACGGTTTGGTAGGAAATCGAAGTGGAGCTTTGTTGTTG ATTAATGCAGAAATGCACATTCTTTCACATTTGGTTCCAACTCGACAATTCTACTTCCTTCGTTAttgtaaacaaattaaagaaGGTGTGTGGGTGATAGGGGATGTGTCAATTGATTCCTTAGAATACAAAACCATTGTTCCTCGCATTTGGAGGCGTCCATCTGGATGCCTCATTCAAGAAATGAATCACGGATTGTGCAAG GTTTCTTGGGTGGAGCACGTGGAAGTGGATGATAAGATGCAAACTCACCAGCTTTTCACTGATGTTATTTGTTGCAATAATGCATATGGAGCAGAAAGATGGCTTTCGACACTTAAAAGAATGTGTGAGAGATTTGCATGCGCTTCAGCTGAAACTATACCCAGTTGTGACGAGTCTGGAGAAG CCATTTTATCACTTGAAGGAAAGAAGAGTGTGATGCACTTGGCTCATCGAATGGTTAAGACTTTTTGCCGCACTTTAGACGTGTCAGATTGTGAGAACTTCCCATATTTAACGAGGATGATGAATAATGGTGAGGTTACAATAATTGTTCGCAAGAATAACTCAGAACAAGATGTGCCACAAGGCTTGATTCTCAGTGCTGCTACCTCTTTTCTACTTCCGCACTCTCCAGAAAATGTTTTTGACTTCTTGATAGACAACAAGAAACGAGCTAAG tGGGAACCTTTTTGGTATGGAAAGCCAGGGCACGAGATTCAACGCATCTCAACTGGAAATAATCCAGGAAATTTCATTTCAATTACGAAG GCTCTTGGCCCCAGTGATAACAATATGATAGTTCTTCAAGAAAGTTATGCAGATGGTTTGGGATCTATGATGGTATACTCAGCTTTTGATACGGAGACAATGAATTTTGCCATGAGGGGAGAAGACACGTCACAGTTGTTGGTTCTTCCCTCTGGCTTTACCATATCTGGGGATGGTCATTCAAATGCTTTTGAAGGACAATCTAGACAAGTGGTGTCAAAAGGTTCATTGGTTACTCTAATGTTACAAGTTCTAGCTTCTAGTACTCCTAGCATGGACATGATAGACATGGAATTTGTAGGTTCTGTCACTACACTTGTGTCCTCAACAGTGGAGAAAATTAAAGCTGCTTTGAATTGTTCCAATTAA
- the LOC114420866 gene encoding homeobox-leucine zipper protein HDG11-like: MSASKSGGGSGRGQQGDYHWRNRHGRDKVARLEEIFKECTHPNEVRRRQIGEELGLDPEQTINERLDTDALRLENERIQSENNKMRETLENLSCGSCGGRAMEPVKHQLSLQVLRGENILLTKECERITSLMAKNGININPALLPVLPSSSSHDALGGSLLNQPVGIPAHNQFISNHDNHYIPAAIPTPFQDNPIVSPPSHNQDINPAPTIDQHIPTLDDPTLIGDNSPLISSFDYNIPALVTALDRNLPAMIHPHDQNNSIPSAEKEIHQVSNNSNNNLSALELDAVQILNNDMLPQPMKSLIKDMDSVQMLKIAEDAMEELMKLLSLNEPFWFRSLLDGKFNLRHDCYKRIFGRSNCLSGPHVRMESSKDSRVVKMSGAQLVEMFLNSDKWVDLFPTIVKKAQTIQVLESGSSGNRNGALQLVNAEMHILSHLVPSREFLFLRYCKQIEVGIWVIGDVSIDSSTYKTTVSHARKLPSGCLIQEKSSEGLCMVSWMEHVEVNEKMQTHNLFRDAICGNNAYGADRWVMTLERMCERFASYSAKTIPSCETGGVVRSPDVKRNIMHLTHRMVKMFCGNLDMQDNPNFPNLTRMNNNGVKLSIRVNHTGPNEPKGTIIGAATCFRVPLSPQIVFDNLIDNNKRAKWDTLCDGSAGHEIQRISTGSNPGNCISIMRPFIPKENNMVILQESYVDALGSMLVFAPFYMEGLDLIMKGEDTSLFPILPSGLTISWDYQSNKVPEGQSGQVGQSRGSLVTLMFQLLASSTSKIDNVDMKLIGSINTLVTSTVEKIKDALNCSNSK; this comes from the exons AATATTCAAGGAATGCACACATCCAAATGAAGTGCGACGCCGTCAAATAGGCGAGGAGCTCGGGCTTGATCCTGAACAA ACTATAAATGAGCGATTAGATACAGATGCTCTTCGGCTTGAGAATGAAAGGATACAATCGGAAAACAACAAAATGAGAGAGACTTTGGAGAATCTTTCATGCGGATCTTGTGGGGGTCGAGCCATGGAACCAGTAAAGCATCAACTTTCCTTGCAAGTCTTAAGGGGGGAAAATATTCTATTAACTAAAGAG TGCGAGAGGATAACCTCACTTATGGCAAAAAATGGGATAAATATTAATCCAGCACTACTTCCTGTCcttccttcttcttcatcaCATGATGCCTTAGGAGGAAGTTTACTAAATCAACCAGTTGGAATTCCTGCTCATAATCAATTCATTTCTAACCATGATAACCATTATATTCCTGCCGCAATTCCAACTCCTTTTCAGGATAATCCTATTGTTAGCCCTCCTAGCCATAATCAAGACATTAACCCTGCTCCTACCATTGATCAACACATTCCTACTCTTGATGATCCCACTCTCATTGGAGATAATTCTCCTTTGATTTCAAGTTTTGATTATAATATTCCAGCTTTGGTTACTGCTCTTGATCGAAATCTTCCCGCAATGATTCATCCTCACGATCAAAATAATAGCATTCCTTCCGCTGAGAAAGAAATTCATCAAGTGTCTAACAATTCAAACAATAACCTTTCTGCTCTAGAGTTGGATGCAGTTCAAATTCTAAACAATGATATGTTACCCCAACCAATGAAGAGCCTAATTAAAGATATGGATAGTGTACAAATGTTGAAGATTGCAGAAGATGCAATGGAAGAATTGATGAAACTTCTCAGTTTGAACGAGCCCTTCTGGTTTAGATCTTTACTAGATGGGAAATTCAATCTTCGGCATGATTGCTACAAAAGGATATTTGGTAGGAGCAATTGCTTAAGTGGACCTCATGTACGAATGGAATCGTCGAAAGATTCACGAGTTGTGAAAATGAGTGGGGCACAACTCGTTGAAATGTTCTTAAATTCG GACAAATGGGTTGATCTATTCCCAACAATTGTTAAAAAAGCTCAAACAAttcaagtacttgaaagtggTTCATCAGGAAACAGAAATGGAGCTCTACAGTTG GTGAATGCAGAAATGCACATTCTTTCACATTTGGTTCCAAGTCGGGAATTTCTCTTCCTTCGTTATTGTAAACAAATTGAAGTAGGTATATGGGTCATAGGGGATGTGTCAATTGATTCTTCAACATACAAAACTACTGTTTCTCACGCTCGAAAGCTTCCATCTGGATGCCTGATTCAAGAAAAGTCGTCTGAGGGATTGTGCATG GTTTCATGGATGGAGCACGTGGAAGTGAATGAAAAGATGCAAACCCACAATCTTTTCAGAGATGCTATTTGTGGGAATAACGCATATGGAGCAGACAGATGGGTTATGACCCTTGAAAGAATGTGCGAAAGGTTTGCAAGCTACTCAGCTAAAACTATACCTAGTTGTGAGACTGGAGGAG TTGTTAGATCGCCCGACGTAAAAAGAAACATAATGCACCTAACGCATCGTATGGTGAAAATGTTTTGTGGGAATTTGGACATGCAAGACAATCCAAATTTCCCAAATTTAACCCGGATGAACAACAATGGGGTTAAGTTATCCATTCGCGTGAATCACACAGGGCCAAATGAGCCTAAAGGCACGATCATTGGTGCTGCTACCTGCTTTCGGGTTCCACTCTCTCCACAAATTGTTTTCGATAACTTGATAGACAACAACAAACGAGCCAAG TGGGATACTCTATGCGATGGAAGTGCAGGGCACGAGATTCAACGAATCTCAACTGGAAGCAATCCTGGAAATTGTATTTCAATCATGCGG CCTTTCATCCCTAAAGAGAACAATATGGTGATTCTCCAAGAAAGTTATGTAGATGCTTTGGGATCCATGTTGGTATTCGCTCCTTTTTATATGGAAGGATTGGATTTGATCATGAAGGGAGAAGACACATCACTGTTTCCGATTCTTCCCTCTGGCCTTACCATATCTTGGGATTACCAATCAAATAAAGTTCCTGAAGGACAATCTGGACAAGTTGGTCAATCAAGAGGTTCGTTGGTGACTCTAATGTTTCAACTTTTGGCATCCAGTACATCTAAAATAGATAATGTAGACATGAAATTAATAGGTTCTATTAATACACTCGTGACCTCAACTGTGGAGAAAATTAAAGATGCTTTGAATTGCTCAAATTCGAAGTAA
- the LOC114424486 gene encoding transcription factor bHLH89-like: MSTGDRPKMHDQTGCFDPNTTGESVPSLKDNFPQTLPPSSPMVVVGNTTTNSINNSLEENLRLSVEELSCNHHNPQHQQDHVSTYASGVTATSIEIPLPQHLGLNMGNSYINNNNNMDNHLVQEVIDAFPYQQSTWDPTIVQELQDMAYANHTEQTQQQQQNEQQFQQFETQNCSQSYNNPSSILDPPYPSPDLLNLLHMPRCSASSLLTNPSICLTNPTQNTPNFQNPMAFLGDLPIGSENTSASSVLYDPLFHLNLPPQPPALRELFQSLPRGYSLPTNSRNGSLFGGGDEMEGDGSQLDMGVLEFNRVTLTPSVGKGRRGKATKHFATEKQRREQLNGKYKILRNLIPSPTKTDRASVVGDAIDYIRELIRTVNELKLLVEKKRYAKDRCKRPKTEEDAAESCNIKPFGDPDGGIRTSWLQRKSKDSEVDVRIIDDDVTIKLFQRKKINCLLFVSKVLDELQLELHHVAGGHVGEYCSFLFNSKIMEGSSVYASAIANRVIDVLDSQYAAAVPHTNSY; the protein is encoded by the exons ATGAGTACAGGAGACAGGCCAAAAATGCATGATCAAACCGGTTGCTTTGATCCCAACACAACGGGAGAAAGTGTACCCTCTCTGAAGGATAACTTTCCTCAAACTCTACCTCCTTCATCACCTATGGTTGTTGTAGGAAACACCACCACAAACAGCATCAATAATAGCCTTGAAGAGAATCTCAGGCTTTCTGTGGAGGAGCTCTCCTGTAACCATCACAATCCACAACACCAACAAGATCATGTCTCCACTTATGCAAGTGGAGTAACTGCCACATCTATTGAAATCCCACTTCCACAGCATCTTGGTTTGAACATGGGAAACTCctacatcaacaacaacaacaacatggaTAATCATTTGGTGCAAGAGGTCATTGATGCATTTCCCTATCAGCAGTCCACTTGGGACCCTACTATTGTTCAGGAATTACAAGACATGGCCTATGCTAATCACACAGAACAAacacaacagcaacaacaaaatgaacaacaatttcAGCAATTTGAGACTCAAAACTGCAGCCAAAGCTACAACAACCCCTCTTCCATACTAGACCCTCCTTACCCTTCACCAGATCTCCTAAACCTTCTCCACATGCCAAGATGCTCAGCCTCATCTTTGCTCACCAATCCCTCCATTTGCCTCACAAACCCAACTCAGAACACACCAAACTTTCAGAATCCAATGGCCTTTCTTGGAGATCTTCCCATAGGATCAGAAAACACAAGTGCATCCTCAGTTTTGTATGATCCTCTATTCCATCTGAACCTTCCTCCTCAGCCTCCAGCACTCAGAGAGCTGTTTCAGTCTCTCCCCCGCGGCTATAGCTTGCCAACAAACTCGAGGAATGGCTCACTCTTTGGTGGAGGGGATGAGATGGAGGGTGATGGAAGCCAGCTTGACATGGGAGTGCTGGAATTCAACAGGGTCACACTCACACCTTCTGTTGGCAAAGGAAGGAGAGGCAAAGCTACCAAACATTTTGCAACTGAGAAACAAAGAAGAGAGCAACTCAATGGAAAATACAAAATCTTGAGGAATCTCATCCCAAGCCCCACCAAG ACTGATAGAGCATCTGTGGTGGGGGATGCCATTGACTATATAAGGGAGCTGATTAGAACAGTCAATGAGCTCAAACTACTGGTGGAGAAGAAAAGATATGCGAAGGACAGGTGCAAGAGGCCCAAAACAGAGGAAGATGCTGCTGAGAGCTGCAACATTAAGCCTTTTGGTGATCCAGATGGGGGCATAAGGACCTCATGGCTCCAGAGGAAATCCAAAGACAGCGAGGTTGATGTCCGTATCATCGACGACGATGTCACAATCAAACTCTTCCAGAGGAAGAAGATCAACTGCCTGCTGTTTGTCTCCAAGGTTCTGGATGAACTTCAGCTGGAGCTTCACCATGTTGCAGGTGGACATGTTGGTGAATATTGCAGTTTCTTGTTCAATAGCAAG ATAATGGAAGGTTCTTCAGTCTATGCAAGTGCCATAGCCAACAGGGTGATTGATGTTCTGGACAGTCAGTACGCAGCAGCAGTTCCACATACAAACAGCTATTAG
- the LOC114423473 gene encoding phosphatidate cytidylyltransferase, mitochondrial-like isoform X2, with protein MPNVLPPVEFACVYGSSLHPSNHDKTIMTDYILGVSDPKQWHSENLKLNKHHYASWMVHLGGESLITGVADRIGVGVHFNPFVTWNGKLFKYGVVRMHDLLQDVQYWEKFYLCGRLQKPVHIVVDNLDVSSTNSVNLRAAVSAALLLLPSEFTEADLYAKVCSLSYTGDIRMLFAEDKSKVKKIVTGQFDLFHLMYKPFLEEYEAKKLLRLSSTAKNQIHVSQDCDLSVACSLVSALPSSIRSQISMKEEIRETGRVIPDTKVSTREAAANCLQRILRQRVMVSSARQAISGFLAVGGVNATRYLAKKVNKAWKSWS; from the exons ATGCCCAAT GTTCTTCCCCCTGTTGAATTTGCATGCGTCTATGGATCATCTCTTCATCCATCCAACCACGACAAG ACAATCATGACAGATTATATTCTTGGCGTATCTGATCCAAAACAGTGGCATTCTGAG AATCTGAAATTGAACAAGCATCACTATGCGTCATGGATGGTGCACCTTGGTGGCGAGAGCCTG ATTACTGGAGTTGCTGATAGAATTGGTGTGGGAGTGCATTTCAACCCTTTTGTTACTTGGAATGGAAAG CTGTTCAAGTATGGGGTTGTTCGAATGCATGACTTACTTCAAGACGTACAGTATTGGGAGAAATTCTACTTGTGTGGCCGGTTACAGAAACCA GTTCATATTGTTGTCGATAATTTAGATGTCAGCAGCACCAATTCTGTTAACTTGAGAGCTGCAGTGTCAGCTGCTCTTCTCCTGCTTCCATCAGAATTCACAGAG GCAGATCTATATGCCAAAGTATGTAGTCTTTCATACACAGGTGATATACGCATGTTATTTGCTGAGGATAAAAGCAAG GTGAAAAAGATTGTTACTGGGCAGTTTGATCTATTCCACTTAATGTATAAGCCATTTCTCGAAGAATATGAGGCTAAGAAGTTATTGAGACTTTCATCAACTGCCAAGAATCAAATACATGTCTCTCAG GATTGTGACTTATCAGTTGCTTGTTCTCTAGTTTCTGCTCTTCCTTCATCAATCAGAAGCCAGATCAGCATGAAGGAAGAAATAAGGGAAACTG GTAGAGTCATACCTGATACTAAAGTTAGCACAAGAGAAGCAGCTGCGAATTGCTTGCAGAGAATTCTGAGGCAAAGAGTAATGGTTTCAAGTGCAAGGCAGGCCATATCAGGCTTTCTGGCTGTTGGTGGGGTAAATGCTACCAGATATCTTGCTAAGAAAGTTAACAAAGCCTGGAAATCATGGAGCTGA